In a single window of the Bacteroidota bacterium genome:
- a CDS encoding replication protein — protein MQVKTTPVPNFLLDEHLRNLKGTELKMLLVIIRQTLGWKKESDWISASQLKAKTGCSQRSITSAIEMLAGKNFIEVFSEEGELLDMPEKRKGKKRMFYKLSSMFHSVVGQQGKTSGEPRSYPQTCAKLS, from the coding sequence ATGCAAGTCAAAACTACTCCCGTTCCCAACTTTCTGCTTGATGAACATCTGAGAAATCTGAAGGGAACAGAACTTAAAATGCTTCTTGTAATTATCCGCCAGACACTCGGATGGAAAAAAGAAAGCGACTGGATTTCCGCAAGTCAATTGAAAGCAAAAACAGGATGTTCCCAGCGTTCCATAACTTCTGCCATTGAAATGCTTGCCGGGAAAAATTTCATTGAAGTTTTTTCTGAAGAAGGAGAATTACTGGATATGCCCGAAAAAAGAAAAGGCAAAAAAAGAATGTTCTATAAACTCTCCAGTATGTTCCATTCGGTTGTGGGACAGCAGGGGAAAACCAGTGGAGAACCCCGAAGTTATCCCCAAACCTGCGCAAAACTTTCCTAG